Proteins co-encoded in one Ananas comosus cultivar F153 linkage group 15, ASM154086v1, whole genome shotgun sequence genomic window:
- the LOC109721515 gene encoding pentatricopeptide repeat-containing protein At5g66520-like, giving the protein MARASLPPDASTFPPLLKSIAQLSLPGVGIPIHGRVTKLGFASDVFVSTALVTMYCGFARVGDARKVFDEMPKRNSVSWNAMITGYVHNRRFKEAHGLFSRMLASDCELGEVTVVGALSACAHLGALNQGVWIHNYVKNYGLRLNVFVGTALVDMYMKCGEADEAVKVFRAMRVKNVFSWNALISGFAVNGGGEAAMAAFEAMARESVEPDRVTFLAVLCACCHQGLVDEGRNIFASMQRDFGLEPTIEHYGCVVDLLGRAGFIQEAYELIRTMPMEPDAVIWRAFLSACKVHRNTQFGEIATKKLLELEPDNGENYVLLSNLLSQNRRWVEVGQVRKMISQKGMAKVPGCSSIEIDNVVYEFVVADRSEKHFEEIFRMLDDMKRELKLAGYVADTETASYDIEEEERESSIMHHSEKLALAFALLRTQSGSVIRIAKNLRVCGDCHTFFKLVSRVYRRKIVVRDRIRFHHFSDGVCSCRDYW; this is encoded by the coding sequence ATGGCGAGAGCATCTCTCCCTCCTGATGCCTCCACCTTCCCCCCTCTCCTCAAATCCATCGCTCAATTATCCCTTCCCGGTGTCGGAATTCCGATCCACGGGCGCGTCACAAAGCTGGGCTTTGCCTCCGATGTGTTCGTCAGCACTGCTCTCGTCACCATGTACTGCGGTTTCGCTCGCGTCGGCGATGCGCGgaaggtgttcgacgaaatgcccaaGAGAAACTCGGTCTCCTGGAACGCGATGATTACGGGGTACGTTCACAACAGGAGGTTCAAGGAGGCCCACGGTCTGTTTTCGCGGATGCTGGCTTCGGATTGCGAGCTGGGCGAGGTCACCGTCGTAGGCGCGCTCTCGGCCTGCGCTCATCTCGGAGCGCTGAATCAGGGGGTGTGGATTCATAACTATGTTAAAAATTACGGCTTGCGGCTTAATGTGTTTGTGGGCACTGCTCTGGTAGACATGTACATGAAGTGCGGAGAGGCGGACGAGGCCGTCAAGGTTTTCCGGGCGATGAGAGTGAAGAACGTCTTCTCGTGGAATGCGTTGATTTCGGGGTTTGCCGTCAACGGCGGAGGGGAAGCGGCCATGGCCGCTTTCGAGGCAATGGCTAGAGAGAGCGTCGAGCCGGATAGAGTGACCTTCCTCGCTGTTTTGTGCGCTTGTTGTCATCAAGGGCTCGTCGACGAAGGAAGAAACATTTTCGCGAGTATGCAGAGAGATTTTGGACTCGAACCGACCATCGAGCACTATGGTTGCGTCGTCGATCTACTTGGCCGAGCAGGGTTTATACAAGAAGCTTACGAGCTCATACGAACGATGCCGATGGAGCCCGACGCGGTAATTTGGAGGGCATTTCTTTCTGCTTGCAAGGTTCACCGAAACACCCAGTTTGGCGAGATTGCGACAAAGAAGCTCCTCGAACTAGAGCCTGACAACGGAGAGAACTACGTGTTGTTATCGAACTTATTATCCCAAAACAGGAGGTGGGTCGAGGTCGGGCAGGTGAGGAAGATGATAAGCCAAAAAGGGATGGCGAAAGTCCCCGGCTGTAGTTCGATCGAAATCGACAATGTGGTGTATGAGTTTGTGGTCGCTGATCGGTCCGAGAAGCATTTCGAGGAGATCTTTCGAATGCTGGATGATATGAAGAGAGAACTAAAGCTAGCTGGATATGTTGCGGATACTGAGACGGCGTCTTACGACatagaagaagaggagagggagagctcCATAATGCACCATAGCGAGAAGCTCGCTCTTGCGTTCGCGCTGCTTAGGACGCAGTCCGGCTCGGTTATAAGGATAGCGAAGAACTTGCGAGTGTGCGGCGATTGCCATACATTTTTTAAGCTCGTTTCGCGGGTCTACAGGAGAAAAATCGTGGTTCGGGATCGAATTCGGTTTCACCATTTCAGTGATGGAGTATGTTCATGTAGAGATTATTGGTAG